One segment of Macrotis lagotis isolate mMagLag1 chromosome 1, bilby.v1.9.chrom.fasta, whole genome shotgun sequence DNA contains the following:
- the NDUFS5 gene encoding NADH dehydrogenase [ubiquinone] iron-sulfur protein 5 — protein sequence MPFFDVQSRLGINVDKWMTIMSAEQPYKMPARCHAFEKEFIECAHGIGMTRAKKECKLEYEDFIECLHRRKTVERVGTIMKQKEKLMKEGKYTPPPHHSGKDEPRP from the exons ATGCCTTTCTTTGATGTTCAAAGCCGACTGGGCATCAATGTTGACAAATGGATGACGATTATGAGTGCTGAACAACCTTATAAGATGCCAGCCAGATGCCATGCCTTTGAAAAGGAATTCATAGAGTGTGCCCATGGAATTGGCATGACCCGAGCCAAGAAAGAATGCAAACTGGAATATGAAGACTTCATTGAATGTTTGCATAGGCGGAAAACA GTAGAACGTGTGGGAACAATCATGAAGCAGAAGGAGAAGCTAATGAAAGAAGGGAAGTATACTCCTCCACCTCACCACTCAGGCAAGGATGAGCCAAGACCTTGA